In the genome of Malania oleifera isolate guangnan ecotype guangnan chromosome 5, ASM2987363v1, whole genome shotgun sequence, the window GGTCTCAGCCAAACTCTGATGAGGTATTGTCCATTTTGACCCATTGAGTTTAATGGTTTTGACTTATAATAGGCGCTTCACAAAGTTGAACTCTAGGCCGTCCTTAAATGGCCAAGATCTCACTTCCAATGTGAGATCGTGACATGTAGCAGCATAAAGTTTTATGTCCTAtgtattttataaattataaatCTTGCAAATTAATATCTACTAATATCTATGAAGTTATCAACTAAATAACAACTCAATACGTAAGGGGGCGAAACTCTTGATCCTGATCCCGAGGGGTGTCTCTAAATCAACATGGACTAGACCATGGAAACTAGATCATGACTAGTTCCAgaggaatttttcaaaatcttggAATATGGAGACTGACCAAAGCAAAAATCTTGGATTGCAAAATGAATTCCCTCTCCATCCATAATTGTATTTTGTGGTGGCTATGTAGACATCATATCAGTATTTGTATGGAATATTACTCTGTGACTTCTGTCGTAAAATATTTTATGGTAATTCTTGTGGAAATTAGATATTTGACTGAGGTAGTTGACCTTTTTAAGTTAGAAATTGGTTCGTTTCATTATATGTGTTTCATAGAAATAGAACTTCACTATTTGCAGAGGAGGCTTCTTGATGTGACATTGTTTACCAAActatttgtaagaaattaaaatttcctataTAATAGTTAGAAACTTACTGTTATAAACTTGCACAGTCCTCACAACCCAACTGGAAAAGTTTTCACTAGGAATGAGCTTGAGACCATTGCCAGAGCTTGCTGCGCAAGGAATTGCCTAGCCCTAACAGATGAAGTATGCTTTTCTTATTCCAACTGAACACGTGCATTATAGAGCACAATTGTTTCTCAATATATGGCTTACTTTTATGCTCCTTACTTCTCAGCAAATATTGTGTTTCCACTAGATTTTATCACGATTCATATTGAAGACAATATGTTTCCTTTTCTTTCATTCCATTAGATTAACAAAACCTTCCATGCCTTCCTTGAAACAATTTATTCTACCTCATTTCCTTTCTTCAATCTCAAAAAGAGAACTCTCAAAATTATGTGCAGGTATATGAGTATATAACATTTGACAAAGAAAAACATATATCACTTGCCTCACTTCCTGGAATGCAAAAGAGGACTATCATCACGTCTTCCTTGTCTAAAAGTTTTAGTGTTACAGGTAAACTTTGACAATCTATGGGCCAAAGCCAATGCATGCTGATGCATCAGAATTTCCATATTTTGTTCAAGGATTTGCTCTCTTGCACTCTTAACCTGCATGTCATACACAATTTTTTCCACTGTTGGTGTGTCCTCTATCAGGTTGGAGGGTTGGATGGGCAATTGCTTCAGCTAGCATTGCCCCTGCAATAAGAAATATCCACACCAAAATTACAGATTCTGCTCCAGCACCCTTCCAGGAAGCTGCTCTAACTGCTTTGGGAAGCCCCCCTGAATACTTTGAACTACTGAGACGAGTATGCATTATAGATTGCGCCCCACCCCACTCCCTCTGCCCGTTGATTTGCCATAGCTTATATGTGTAACATAAATGTGAACGGCCTGTCCTATTCACCCATTGCATATCTGTTGATGCTCAGGACTATGAATCAAAAAGAGATTTTATCATCAAGTTGCTGACAAGGGTTGGATTCCAGGTTAAGTTTAAGCCTCAGGGTTCATTCTTTGTATTTGCAGAGCTACCTGAAGATTGCCTGCTTTCTGATGTatgtcctttttctcttttccttcttgGATTTGGTCAtgaaaagaaaaatcttttcttctttttccttccggtgattaattttaaattttgtcttAGTTTGTTTGTTATGTTATGATTATCTGTACGAAATGGCCATATCCTCCATCAAtgatttatattatgaattttcCAGAATGCAATTCTACAAACAAATGCTCTCCAAATTTGCTTGAAGCTGCTTCCCCTTATGGGGTTTGAGCTTTGATGATATTGGATTTCTGTTGACTTTTATGCTTTTCAGATGGAATTTGTTAAGGAATTAATAAAGCAAGCAGGGGTGGTGGCTGTACCAGGATGTGGGTTTTTTCACACAAAGCTGCCTCACAGCTATGAGAAGAGACACATTAGGTTTGCCTTCTGCAAGAGTGAGGCTACCTTGGCTGCTGCTGCGCAGAAAATTGGTGAGCTTGCAGATGCCACTGATGGTAATGGTATCAATTTTTGTCAATCTCTCAGAAAGGATACTGATGTATAATATTTGCACAGTGAGCTATTATGaacacaaaataataaaataaaaaaaattaggattTATAATATAGAGATGTTTACTCCTGATatgccaaaacaaatttttgggatgtgtttttttttttatttttgggtgaaTGGTTGTTTTTCCCTTTTGGAAGGATTGATTAAGAAACAACAGCTATAGGGAAATTTATGCTCCACTTGACCTTCTTCTTGAAATAAACTTTCCCAATGTTTGGAGATCTTGAATTTTAAGTTGTAATATATTTGGATAAGGTGTAGTATAaacttgtattaaaatttgtctaaatccacccaaatccaaattcaaagtttgaaattcatattctcaTACACTACCTTTGAAAAGAGTATATAAAAGTATTAGACGGAAAATGTACTAGTAATGTATGGTTCAATTCTTGTAAGGCTTTCAatggagaaagagaaaatgaaagtCTCTCATAAACTACACTgcagaaaatattaaaaaaaaaaaagataattctTTTAAATgctaatattttaaaatcaatATTTTCGTTTATAATGTTAGTTATTTTAAATTGTCAGTTTTGTTAAGTCATACTAAATTGTTATTTcgtaataattttttatatttaaaattattgaaaataaaaaattgttcctCTTTCACAATACAGGTTagcacccattagatataattaaaatttatttttttagggATTCATTTCATCTGATAATTGTGAGAGATGGGCTAAAAGTATTGATGGAGTTTGTAAGAGAGTTAAGCAGTGGTCCAGGACTGCTAGCCTGTGATATTTCTTTATTTCTCTATAACTATtgttttctaattaaaaaaagtaataaaattttgttataggatttcaaaaacttattttgttgaaaaatagtTTCTAAGTAAATAGATTAATAATCTCAAAACACAACACTTTGAAGCAATGGCGTAAGGCTATAACAAACATTAACATCAAAAGAGTCTATGGGTTgtcttgatacacatgggtgaacactaaCTTAATCGAAAAGTTTAAGCTTAATTGGTCTTGggttcaaccatgtatataagcacccatcattcactcaatttttccaatgt includes:
- the LOC131155301 gene encoding uncharacterized protein LOC131155301; amino-acid sequence: MEEKLSSLAKTLAPSPIQELSHLAQRCNAINLAEGFPDFPAPPQIKNAAVSAINSDFNQYRHVRGICDHLANMMKQKHGLDVDPHTDIAICCGQTEAFVAAVFAIIDHGDEVLLFDPAYETYEGCITMAGGVPVYVALDPPHWTLDPDKLMKSFTVKTKAIVLNSPHNPTGKVFTRNELETIARACCARNCLALTDEVYEYITFDKEKHISLASLPGMQKRTIITSSLSKSFSVTGWRVGWAIASASIAPAIRNIHTKITDSAPAPFQEAALTALGSPPEYFELLRRDYESKRDFIIKLLTRVGFQVKFKPQGSFFVFAELPEDCLLSDMEFVKELIKQAGVVAVPGCGFFHTKLPHSYEKRHIRFAFCKSEATLAAAAQKIGELADATDGNGINFCQSLRKDTDV